The Prevotella sp. E9-3 genome has a window encoding:
- a CDS encoding anaerobic sulfatase-maturation protein, with the protein MASPTYAPFARPLYVMTKPVGSLCNLRCKYCYYIEKSKYYENEPARDRYNMSERTLDEFIRQYIEAQTQPQVLFTWHGGEPLMRPLSFYRHVLELQKRYARGRIIDNCLQTNGTLLTDEWCEFFRENNWLIGISIDGPQDLHDAYRRAQGGQPSWFKVMRGIRLLQKHGVEWNAMGVVNDFNAEYPLDVYHFYKENGCKYIQFTPIVEREGSPAPSERGEHKMLPFSVRPGQYAQFCSDIFDEWVKNDVGQTYVQLFDSTLARWVGEEPGVCSMCETCGHASVMEHNGDLYSCDHFVYPQYKLGNIHQQTITGMMYSEQQKRFGLAKRDSLPHQCQVCEWRFACNGGCPKDRFCTTAEGGPGLSYLCKDFQQFFHHVAPYMDFMKQELLNGRPPANVMTWAK; encoded by the coding sequence ATGGCATCGCCCACTTATGCGCCCTTTGCCCGTCCGCTCTATGTGATGACAAAACCCGTAGGCAGCTTGTGCAACCTGCGGTGCAAATATTGTTACTATATAGAAAAAAGCAAATACTACGAGAATGAACCTGCCCGAGACCGCTATAACATGAGCGAACGAACACTCGACGAGTTCATTCGCCAGTACATCGAGGCACAGACTCAGCCACAGGTGCTCTTCACCTGGCACGGCGGCGAACCGCTGATGCGCCCGTTGAGTTTTTATCGTCATGTGCTGGAATTACAGAAAAGGTACGCGCGCGGACGTATCATCGACAACTGTTTGCAGACAAACGGCACCTTGCTCACCGACGAGTGGTGTGAGTTTTTCAGGGAGAACAACTGGCTGATAGGTATCTCTATCGACGGGCCACAGGATTTGCACGATGCCTATCGCCGTGCTCAAGGCGGTCAGCCGTCATGGTTCAAGGTGATGCGCGGCATCCGTCTGCTGCAGAAACACGGGGTGGAATGGAATGCCATGGGCGTGGTGAACGACTTCAATGCCGAATATCCCCTCGATGTGTATCACTTCTATAAGGAAAATGGATGCAAATACATCCAGTTTACCCCGATAGTAGAGAGGGAGGGCTCCCCTGCCCCCTCCGAACGAGGAGAGCATAAGATGTTACCCTTCTCGGTAAGGCCCGGTCAGTATGCCCAATTCTGCAGTGATATTTTCGATGAATGGGTGAAGAACGATGTGGGCCAGACTTATGTGCAGTTGTTCGATTCCACCCTGGCCCGCTGGGTAGGTGAAGAGCCTGGTGTGTGCAGCATGTGCGAAACATGCGGACATGCCTCGGTAATGGAGCACAACGGCGATCTATACTCATGCGACCATTTCGTATATCCACAATACAAACTGGGCAATATCCACCAACAGACCATCACCGGCATGATGTACAGCGAACAGCAAAAACGTTTCGGACTGGCCAAACGCGACAGTCTGCCCCACCAGTGTCAGGTTTGTGAATGGCGGTTTGCCTGCAACGGCGGTTGTCCGAAAGACCGTTTCTGCACAACGGCCGAAGGCGGACCTGGACTGAGCTACCTGTGCAAGGACTTCCAGCAGTTCTTCCATCATGTAGCGCCCTATATGGACTTTATGAAGCAAGAACTGTTGAATGGCCGACCACCCGCCAACGTCATGACTTGGGCAAAATAG
- a CDS encoding glycosyl hydrolase 115 family protein, with the protein MNFLGKSCLTAAMTVLASMIPTNTVMADDSDAPRTITSFRDFRNIEGRTQTIGDVTLSEPDIYYVSNGDNTYKAYRNTVQPIETPAEMTAPYLNQATANSIQVCWKTKSKNEGSVVHFGTSESQLTQQVQSTVTQIATNYYWHTAQLTGLTANTVYYYQVSSGNKTSKTGHFRTMPEAGNKEPFRILMIGDHQRNERSDYEWLIRMAERKAKQKWGKNALEDNVRLLMNVGDQVDSGSVRQYEFTHLYKSREVMSRLPIMTAVGNHELFKDPDLNLYKGHYASYENIDYQGIKSNTALYYAYQAGPVLFVVMNTDGTSNEQKQWVKNVVEAADNDATVKFIVSVQHRPLYAEQWAGDTNPWMTGEVMPILSTSKKHVLNCAGHHHLYARGQMTQWPVYHMITGGGVGTSAQDYEQLWGRTPDNRNRDEVQMTIDQWTYQLMEFDPKSETMTVETYSLGNSRLALDNVLIDRFSRKLSGADKPEQPSLDLTGSTVALPAVINQKVAVEGLHSSEYQIATDAAFTNIIYDRILLFEDFYDVDAKKLPKNVREGLPVTTLELATSDVPSGTFYIRCRNRSMNLDWSDFSIARTITLTGSTMPVLTLSKNVYEEGEPIVVNFANVPALKDDWIGIYAVGQTPVDSKCPTYVYTNQQKNGSVTLNVSGTYNFVSPLPAGNYFACYFLSNGYEEATPRIAFKVRKKGEVISLKEGNVSIVVPEAECSQVKLAIEALQKDFEKVLGFKPAIVNTTGTTQGVELVVANGAVEGTFADITPLEGFESHRVYADTENNRIVMQGADMRGTIYAIYSLSEQLLGVPPLWYWCDWQPELKEQIEVPADFNYYQPSPTVRYRAWFPNDEDLFVPWRRLSADNNERWLETMLRLKLNTVEYTATVTTNGTLNAEAMLYKKYGLVLTSHHMVALNNSFANWDAYWQQVKKQTPPALSVNDMASLREFWQYNIDAVMNSGVENLWQVAFRGKTDQPFWSVFSDAPATDAERGAVINRMVKEQYDMICKSTGEENPFVRMTFYDEISSLLAAGHLQPPTATNMLWTFVAGRRDHYPYDDLVNWTNTNNVKLGYYMNLQFYSTGAHLAPAEGPWKMEDNYRYVQSKGPLTFSVVNAGNVREFLMEMSANAAMMWNSEDYKTDDFMRQFCAQYFGEEHAKEIAQLYHDYYYAYWNPKKSDFPGGFDRQYVFQDLRHSQVIKQINNTWNTFKVNPFTEIGYESVPGRTFRIEGRNPVDSVLAGMSREMVAFGNVARRCDAIITQLPAGETQFFYDHLSAYAHYMENLATAVYHYVYAYKNKTDHRFDHLQTSYEAMKAAKAALIASQHGVFSHWYDTDDKFEMDARIEAIRSRMNEEEDLTLTEQLIENYDFEYNHDCVLNAIGNTGRGIPCSWESQGELKKGANGLDSYGVNQGASNYHGNNVCWINSVPMPDEFVLSQTIPAAKLTPGTYRVACKLWVEVNKKTNCRLFANKNVQYYGTESDYTNLLTPEEINTYAGYAGGNTNDFVLRDMEVVVEVGEGEDLTIGIKSGNMRNNGVRSTNDNAGWFKVDFFRIHKINDATNIQQPVVSAFHPSVIYDLQGRKIANSQLSMMKSSLKKGIYIADGRKFVR; encoded by the coding sequence ATGAATTTTTTAGGAAAATCATGTCTGACGGCAGCCATGACAGTATTGGCCAGTATGATACCAACCAATACTGTTATGGCTGATGATTCAGACGCACCTCGAACCATTACCAGTTTCAGAGACTTTCGTAACATTGAAGGCAGAACACAAACCATTGGAGACGTGACACTCTCTGAACCAGACATTTACTATGTTAGCAACGGCGACAACACCTACAAGGCCTATCGTAACACTGTACAACCCATAGAGACACCGGCTGAGATGACAGCACCCTACCTGAACCAGGCCACTGCCAACAGTATTCAGGTGTGCTGGAAAACAAAAAGCAAGAACGAGGGATCGGTGGTTCACTTTGGAACATCAGAGAGTCAACTGACCCAGCAGGTACAGTCAACCGTCACACAGATTGCCACCAATTATTATTGGCACACCGCTCAACTGACAGGACTAACGGCAAACACCGTATATTATTACCAAGTATCATCGGGAAACAAAACCAGTAAGACCGGACACTTCCGTACAATGCCTGAGGCTGGAAACAAGGAACCGTTCCGTATTTTGATGATTGGTGATCACCAGCGCAATGAACGCTCCGATTACGAATGGCTGATCCGTATGGCCGAACGCAAAGCAAAACAGAAATGGGGCAAGAACGCACTGGAAGACAATGTACGCCTGCTGATGAATGTGGGCGACCAGGTGGACTCCGGCTCTGTACGCCAGTATGAGTTCACCCATCTGTACAAATCACGCGAAGTGATGTCACGTCTGCCCATTATGACTGCCGTAGGAAACCACGAACTGTTCAAGGACCCTGATCTGAACCTATACAAAGGGCACTACGCATCCTACGAGAATATTGACTATCAGGGAATTAAGAGTAATACGGCTCTTTACTATGCCTACCAGGCCGGTCCCGTGCTATTTGTGGTGATGAACACCGACGGCACTTCCAACGAGCAGAAGCAATGGGTGAAGAATGTGGTAGAGGCAGCCGACAACGATGCAACGGTTAAGTTCATCGTGAGCGTACAACACCGTCCTCTTTATGCCGAGCAATGGGCCGGCGATACCAATCCGTGGATGACCGGTGAGGTGATGCCTATTCTCTCAACGTCAAAGAAACACGTACTCAATTGTGCCGGACACCATCATCTCTATGCACGTGGACAGATGACGCAATGGCCTGTTTACCACATGATAACAGGCGGTGGCGTAGGCACTTCGGCCCAAGACTACGAACAACTTTGGGGTAGAACTCCCGATAACCGTAACCGCGATGAGGTGCAGATGACCATTGACCAATGGACTTATCAGTTAATGGAGTTCGATCCGAAAAGCGAAACAATGACGGTAGAGACCTATTCATTGGGCAACTCACGTCTGGCACTCGACAATGTGCTGATTGACCGTTTCTCACGGAAACTGTCTGGTGCTGACAAGCCCGAGCAACCATCACTGGACTTGACTGGTAGCACGGTGGCACTGCCGGCTGTCATCAATCAGAAAGTTGCTGTTGAGGGCCTTCACAGCAGCGAATATCAGATAGCCACCGATGCTGCTTTCACCAACATTATCTATGACCGCATCCTGCTTTTTGAGGACTTCTATGATGTAGATGCCAAGAAACTTCCTAAGAACGTACGGGAAGGTTTGCCTGTGACAACTCTCGAACTGGCAACCTCTGATGTTCCTTCCGGCACTTTCTATATTCGCTGCCGCAACCGTTCGATGAACCTTGACTGGAGCGATTTCTCAATAGCACGGACTATCACGCTGACGGGCTCTACCATGCCGGTGCTCACGCTTTCAAAAAATGTTTATGAAGAAGGCGAGCCCATCGTGGTCAACTTTGCGAATGTGCCTGCACTGAAAGATGACTGGATTGGCATCTATGCAGTGGGCCAAACACCCGTGGACAGCAAATGTCCCACCTATGTTTACACAAACCAGCAGAAGAATGGCAGTGTGACTCTCAACGTAAGCGGTACCTACAATTTTGTTTCGCCACTCCCTGCTGGTAACTATTTCGCCTGTTACTTCCTTTCCAATGGCTACGAAGAGGCTACACCCCGCATTGCCTTTAAAGTAAGAAAGAAAGGCGAGGTGATTTCCTTAAAAGAGGGCAACGTTTCAATCGTGGTGCCAGAAGCTGAATGCAGTCAGGTGAAACTGGCGATAGAAGCGCTTCAAAAGGATTTTGAAAAGGTATTGGGATTCAAGCCTGCCATTGTCAACACCACCGGCACCACACAAGGAGTGGAACTGGTGGTGGCTAATGGTGCCGTTGAAGGTACATTCGCAGACATCACTCCCCTCGAAGGTTTCGAGTCGCACCGTGTGTATGCAGATACGGAAAACAATCGTATCGTGATGCAGGGCGCCGACATGCGCGGCACTATCTACGCTATCTACTCACTGAGTGAGCAACTGCTGGGCGTACCCCCACTGTGGTACTGGTGTGACTGGCAGCCGGAATTGAAGGAACAGATTGAGGTGCCTGCCGACTTCAACTACTATCAGCCTTCGCCCACCGTGCGCTACCGTGCATGGTTCCCGAATGATGAAGACCTTTTCGTGCCCTGGCGCCGCCTTTCTGCCGACAACAATGAACGCTGGCTGGAGACGATGCTCCGACTGAAATTGAACACCGTGGAATATACAGCCACCGTGACCACTAACGGTACACTGAATGCCGAGGCCATGCTCTATAAGAAATACGGTCTGGTGCTTACTTCTCACCACATGGTGGCACTGAACAACAGCTTTGCCAACTGGGATGCCTACTGGCAACAAGTGAAGAAGCAGACGCCCCCTGCCCTCTCTGTAAACGATATGGCCTCACTGCGCGAATTCTGGCAATACAATATCGATGCAGTGATGAACAGCGGAGTGGAAAACCTATGGCAGGTGGCTTTTCGTGGAAAGACCGACCAACCTTTCTGGTCTGTATTCAGCGATGCCCCCGCCACCGATGCAGAGCGTGGTGCGGTCATCAACCGGATGGTGAAGGAACAGTACGACATGATATGTAAGTCAACAGGCGAGGAGAATCCTTTTGTGCGCATGACGTTCTACGATGAGATTTCATCTCTTCTTGCTGCCGGACACCTGCAGCCACCTACTGCCACCAATATGTTGTGGACTTTTGTTGCCGGCCGTCGTGATCACTATCCCTACGATGACCTGGTGAACTGGACCAATACCAACAATGTGAAGTTAGGCTACTACATGAACTTGCAGTTCTATTCAACAGGTGCTCACTTGGCTCCCGCCGAGGGACCTTGGAAAATGGAGGACAACTATCGCTATGTGCAGAGCAAGGGCCCACTCACATTCAGCGTGGTCAATGCCGGCAACGTGCGCGAGTTCCTGATGGAGATGAGCGCCAACGCCGCTATGATGTGGAATTCGGAGGACTACAAGACTGATGACTTCATGCGTCAGTTCTGTGCACAGTACTTCGGCGAAGAGCATGCAAAGGAGATAGCCCAGCTCTATCACGACTACTATTATGCCTACTGGAACCCGAAGAAGAGTGACTTCCCCGGCGGATTTGACCGACAGTATGTGTTCCAGGATCTGCGCCACTCGCAGGTCATCAAACAAATCAACAACACATGGAACACCTTCAAGGTGAACCCCTTTACCGAGATAGGCTATGAGAGTGTACCCGGACGTACCTTCCGTATTGAAGGAAGGAATCCTGTGGACAGCGTACTGGCTGGTATGAGTCGTGAGATGGTGGCTTTCGGCAATGTGGCCCGTCGCTGCGATGCGATCATTACACAATTGCCTGCCGGGGAAACGCAATTCTTCTATGATCATCTTTCGGCTTATGCGCACTACATGGAGAATCTGGCCACCGCCGTTTATCACTATGTATATGCGTATAAGAACAAAACGGACCATCGCTTTGATCATCTTCAGACTTCTTATGAGGCCATGAAAGCAGCCAAAGCTGCCTTGATAGCTTCACAACACGGTGTGTTCAGTCACTGGTATGACACTGACGACAAGTTTGAAATGGATGCCCGTATTGAGGCAATCCGTAGTCGTATGAACGAGGAGGAGGATCTCACGCTCACCGAACAACTGATTGAGAACTACGATTTTGAATACAACCACGACTGTGTGCTCAATGCCATAGGCAATACCGGCCGTGGTATTCCCTGCAGCTGGGAGTCACAGGGCGAATTGAAGAAAGGCGCCAACGGACTTGATTCTTACGGCGTGAACCAGGGTGCCTCAAACTATCACGGCAACAATGTGTGCTGGATAAACTCGGTACCCATGCCCGATGAGTTTGTGCTCTCGCAGACGATTCCTGCTGCCAAGCTCACACCTGGAACCTATCGTGTGGCCTGCAAACTGTGGGTGGAAGTGAACAAGAAAACCAACTGCCGTCTGTTTGCCAACAAAAACGTACAATACTACGGAACTGAAAGCGACTATACCAACCTGCTTACTCCAGAAGAGATAAACACTTATGCTGGATATGCCGGTGGTAATACCAATGACTTTGTGCTTCGCGACATGGAGGTGGTTGTGGAGGTGGGTGAAGGTGAAGACCTCACCATCGGTATCAAGTCGGGCAATATGCGCAACAACGGAGTTCGCTCTACAAACGACAATGCCGGTTGGTTCAAGGTTGACTTCTTTCGCATCCACAAAATCAACGATGCTACTAACATCCAACAGCCGGTAGTCTCTGCCTTTCATCCTTCCGTCATTTATGACCTCCAGGGACGGAAAATTGCTAACAGTCAACTTTCAATGATGAAAAGTTCATTGAAAAAGGGCATCTACATAGCAGATGGCAGAAAGTTTGTAAGATAA
- a CDS encoding sulfatase-like hydrolase/transferase, producing MTQLNSKQLLLSATAALPVLAAAQGQQPNDERPNIMLIVVDDMGYSDLECFGGEVHSPNLNGLAEHGMRFTQFFNSGRSCPSRAQLLTGRYAQTVGITGMGLSLTKDCVTIPEVLRQAGYHTGMSGKWHLSLTQGIGNNSDQMKWLSHQSTFNNRPFAPIDTYPCNRGFDQHWGTIWGVTDHFDPFSLVHNEDPIYTESIPEGFYYADFVADKAIDMMDEMTADGKPFFMYVAFQEPHWPVQAKPTDIAKYKGVYDDGWDALRDRRYKKMQELGLITPEQVPEATNASGRAWENESDKAFQSANMEVHAAMVDCVDQNIGRIIDELKRRGIFDNTLIIFTSDNGASSENYGIGEFDRHDRTRSGQMVVHNAQNPGGQLTYNYLHNGWAGGVNAPFRYWKTTQFHGGTAAPTIVHWPAGMAKAKEGTITSQPCTFLDVMPTCMELAGATYPTTYNGNTIKPLCDEARSFVPLLQEKDSWDDERIMFWEHENGKAVRKGNWRLTALANSGWQLFDLAHDYSETNNVAAEYPDKVRELKTLWNNWAKSVGLSVSEDIEDTPKELIFHYDFEDNLNDASKNNYTLTPSAAGFSYDEGVYGKGISLNGNAQYLDFNHTGIVNTKNTQTTFCAWVFNASTDAPTSGNQQDGYYFRDQIILAQKDNGGTGRLYLYGRAETPVNGGDARFFYNNFLGASQNHANYGSLVPGQWQHVAVVCNPVDLSVTYYINGVRDCTVSAPSFEVCTGGFRIGGHKANKDYFNGKLDDLYFFKGILSAAEIKQVMEGTFDVSKLDGGETPGGDPEPSADWKLNGKYYSIRNFSNTAAYMQDLNDADNYIRCAGEAGDNGCWTFEKTANKNCYYVKNAATNRYMQGYTTTTQQPVLMGSEKAEYYVIDPSAEGGRYGFAYTGNAPYDFTTGTIGLNLKGESTEADCWVQTFAAANGTNHRSFWTLTEVPTPTMISDVHSNQGNNQNIYDLQGRQLKSTTRPGMYIVDGKKIVR from the coding sequence ATGACTCAACTCAATTCTAAACAACTACTGCTGTCGGCCACTGCCGCACTGCCGGTACTCGCCGCGGCCCAAGGTCAGCAACCCAATGATGAACGGCCAAACATCATGCTCATCGTAGTCGATGATATGGGCTACTCCGACTTGGAGTGCTTCGGTGGCGAGGTGCATTCTCCCAACCTGAACGGACTGGCAGAACACGGCATGCGCTTCACCCAGTTCTTCAACTCAGGACGCAGTTGTCCATCGCGTGCACAACTGCTCACCGGACGCTATGCCCAGACAGTAGGCATCACAGGCATGGGCCTCAGTCTCACGAAAGACTGTGTCACCATTCCCGAGGTACTGCGTCAGGCAGGCTACCACACCGGTATGAGCGGCAAATGGCACCTGTCACTGACACAGGGAATAGGCAACAACAGCGACCAGATGAAATGGCTGTCGCACCAGAGCACTTTCAACAACCGTCCCTTTGCACCCATCGACACCTATCCCTGCAACCGAGGTTTCGACCAGCACTGGGGTACCATCTGGGGCGTAACCGACCATTTCGATCCCTTCTCACTCGTACATAACGAAGACCCCATCTACACAGAGAGCATTCCCGAAGGTTTCTACTATGCCGACTTCGTAGCCGACAAAGCCATCGACATGATGGACGAGATGACTGCCGACGGCAAACCGTTCTTTATGTATGTGGCTTTCCAGGAGCCTCACTGGCCTGTACAGGCAAAGCCAACGGATATTGCAAAGTACAAAGGAGTGTATGATGACGGCTGGGATGCGCTGAGAGATCGACGTTATAAGAAAATGCAGGAACTCGGACTGATTACGCCCGAACAAGTTCCCGAGGCCACCAATGCCTCTGGCCGTGCCTGGGAAAACGAGAGCGACAAGGCGTTCCAGTCGGCCAACATGGAGGTTCACGCTGCCATGGTGGATTGTGTTGACCAGAATATTGGCCGCATCATCGACGAACTGAAACGCAGGGGTATTTTCGACAACACCCTGATTATCTTCACTTCAGACAATGGAGCATCGAGCGAGAACTACGGCATTGGCGAATTTGACCGCCACGACCGCACCCGCTCAGGACAGATGGTGGTGCACAACGCCCAGAACCCTGGCGGACAGCTCACCTATAACTACTTGCACAACGGATGGGCAGGCGGTGTGAATGCTCCTTTCCGCTATTGGAAGACCACGCAGTTCCACGGCGGAACAGCAGCTCCGACCATTGTACACTGGCCTGCAGGCATGGCTAAAGCCAAGGAGGGTACCATCACATCGCAACCTTGCACGTTCCTGGACGTGATGCCTACCTGTATGGAACTGGCCGGTGCCACCTACCCCACCACCTATAACGGCAATACCATCAAGCCCCTGTGCGATGAAGCACGCAGTTTTGTACCCCTCCTGCAGGAAAAGGACAGCTGGGACGACGAACGTATCATGTTCTGGGAGCATGAGAACGGTAAGGCCGTACGCAAAGGCAACTGGCGCCTCACGGCACTTGCCAATAGCGGATGGCAACTGTTCGACCTGGCCCATGACTATTCGGAGACCAATAACGTGGCAGCCGAATATCCCGACAAGGTTCGTGAACTGAAAACCCTGTGGAACAACTGGGCCAAGAGCGTGGGACTGAGCGTCAGCGAGGACATCGAGGACACACCAAAGGAACTCATTTTCCACTATGATTTTGAAGACAATCTGAACGATGCGTCAAAGAACAACTACACACTGACTCCATCGGCTGCCGGCTTCAGCTATGACGAAGGCGTCTATGGAAAAGGTATTTCGCTGAACGGAAACGCACAATACCTTGACTTCAACCACACAGGCATCGTAAATACTAAAAACACCCAGACAACATTCTGTGCCTGGGTGTTTAATGCCTCAACCGATGCCCCTACCTCTGGCAATCAGCAGGACGGCTACTATTTCCGTGACCAGATAATCCTGGCCCAGAAAGACAATGGAGGTACGGGACGCCTCTACCTCTACGGTCGTGCCGAGACACCTGTAAACGGTGGGGATGCGCGTTTTTTCTACAATAACTTCCTTGGCGCCTCACAAAACCATGCCAACTACGGTTCGCTGGTTCCCGGACAGTGGCAGCACGTGGCCGTGGTTTGCAACCCTGTTGACCTGAGTGTCACCTATTATATAAATGGTGTACGCGACTGCACAGTTTCAGCTCCGTCGTTCGAAGTCTGCACAGGCGGTTTCCGCATTGGTGGTCATAAGGCCAACAAGGACTATTTCAACGGCAAACTCGATGATTTGTATTTTTTCAAGGGCATTCTCTCAGCAGCTGAAATCAAGCAGGTGATGGAAGGTACTTTCGATGTATCCAAATTAGACGGCGGCGAGACTCCCGGTGGCGATCCAGAGCCTTCAGCAGACTGGAAACTCAACGGAAAGTACTACTCCATTCGTAACTTTAGCAACACAGCAGCCTATATGCAGGACCTCAACGATGCCGACAACTACATTCGCTGTGCCGGTGAAGCAGGCGACAATGGCTGCTGGACCTTCGAGAAGACTGCCAACAAGAATTGCTACTACGTGAAGAATGCTGCTACAAACCGATATATGCAGGGTTATACCACAACAACCCAACAGCCTGTATTGATGGGCAGCGAGAAAGCTGAATACTATGTGATAGACCCTTCGGCTGAAGGCGGACGCTATGGTTTTGCCTACACAGGCAATGCCCCCTACGATTTTACTACAGGCACCATCGGACTGAACCTGAAAGGCGAGAGTACCGAAGCCGACTGCTGGGTACAGACCTTTGCTGCTGCCAACGGAACTAACCACCGTTCGTTCTGGACACTTACAGAAGTTCCTACCCCAACAATGATTTCTGATGTTCATTCTAATCAAGGAAACAACCAGAACATTTACGACCTTCAGGGAAGACAGCTCAAGAGCACGACTCGCCCAGGCATGTATATCGTAGATGGAAAGAAAATAGTAAGATAA
- a CDS encoding IS110 family transposase has product MQRNKISFKGQKIFVGIDVHAKNWEVAIAPEVGIVKRHSQKPSAKELFDFLKKNYPDGDYQAVYESGFSGYSTYYALKEVGIGCMVIHAADVPTTQYEEVMKTDRVDAVKLARSLKAGLLKGNYVPEKQYIDDRSVVRIRKTIQKQLSGYKSRVKHLLHCHGVEFPERFSRKQTHWSRAFITWLMNDVRLMSDTRTSLDLLIRQVEVLRGTLLEATRQLRKMSQTERYKHRHDLLRTIPGIGIIVTMCILTEVCDVKRFHNEKEFAAYLGLIPTSHSSGEKTVHGEKTFRGNKQLGPMIIEAAWITIGKDAGLGTQYFQYKQRMEPQEAIVRIARKLSNIIFSVLKNEKEYVPYQTGN; this is encoded by the coding sequence ATGCAAAGGAACAAAATTTCTTTCAAAGGACAAAAGATTTTCGTAGGAATTGATGTCCATGCTAAGAATTGGGAGGTGGCAATAGCCCCCGAAGTCGGAATTGTAAAGAGGCATTCCCAGAAGCCTTCAGCAAAAGAGCTCTTTGACTTTTTGAAGAAGAATTACCCGGATGGTGATTATCAGGCTGTCTATGAGTCTGGCTTCAGTGGATACTCCACTTATTATGCATTGAAGGAAGTCGGTATTGGCTGTATGGTGATTCATGCAGCCGATGTTCCGACGACTCAGTATGAAGAGGTGATGAAGACAGACAGGGTGGATGCCGTAAAACTGGCGAGATCTCTGAAGGCAGGTCTGCTCAAGGGCAACTATGTTCCAGAGAAGCAGTACATTGACGATCGCTCTGTTGTCCGCATACGCAAGACAATACAGAAGCAACTCAGCGGATACAAGTCGAGAGTCAAGCACCTGCTGCATTGTCATGGAGTAGAATTCCCTGAACGATTCTCCAGGAAGCAGACACACTGGTCAAGGGCTTTTATCACCTGGCTGATGAACGATGTGCGGCTGATGTCAGATACACGAACTTCGCTTGACCTGCTCATCAGGCAGGTAGAGGTCCTTAGAGGAACATTGCTGGAGGCTACTCGCCAATTGCGCAAGATGAGCCAGACAGAACGATACAAGCACAGGCATGACCTGCTCAGGACAATCCCCGGAATCGGCATCATAGTCACGATGTGCATCCTGACGGAGGTCTGTGACGTGAAACGTTTCCACAACGAGAAAGAGTTTGCCGCCTACCTTGGACTGATCCCTACAAGCCACAGCAGTGGTGAGAAGACCGTGCATGGCGAGAAGACTTTCAGGGGGAACAAGCAACTTGGCCCCATGATTATCGAGGCTGCATGGATTACCATCGGCAAGGATGCGGGACTTGGAACGCAATATTTTCAGTACAAACAGAGGATGGAACCACAGGAGGCGATAGTGAGGATAGCACGTAAGCTTTCCAACATCATCTTCTCCGTCCTGAAGAATGAAAAGGAATATGTACCATACCAAACGGGTAATTGA